tttacttgtgtattttttgacgtaacaaacatgtatacagggttactcaTATAGTAGATAAATAGTAGTTTTTCCTGTGGgatcctgtatatatatacccatatatgtatgtattatgacgtttttgagaaatCCTAAACGAATTTCATGTAACACCCACATCTAAATTCGACAAttaaaaagatacaaaaaatttaaataactatagaactattaaaatttaaaaaataacgataTAAGTGCTATAATCTACTGTATGAGATGTTCATTTGTGGAGGCGTTTATTGAgcttcttgagtaattttatttttaactcttatatttttgggtttatttatatacatcATATGTTTCAGGTAACCCGATAAAAAAGTCTATTAGGGTGAGGTCAGGTGATCGAGCAGGCCTCTCTAATTGCCATAttgcgcaaatatttcaataactctTGAATTTAGCCATCGtcatgttacatgaaatatgttcggaatttctcaaaaaaatcataacaTACATGGAGttacataagaaaaaaaagaagtatATCTACTACATAGTTACCCATATATATAAGCCTCTTCCGTCACAAAATGCACAACAAAAACCAATATTTGATAtattccagcattttcatgaaaaatggtTTCTTCAATTTCTAACGAATTTACGCATGTGGAACTTTGATCCTCCACGTATATGCTCCCTCTGAGGATGACTATGTTTGATCTTCAAATGAGGATCGAAAATCAcctatttgtttcattttgtaattatGTATATGAATAACAAAGTCCTGTGAAAATTGTACTTAAGCTTTGATGGGTGAGGAAGAAGCCCGCCCAGCAATTTAGTAATCAAACACGCACCTGTGAGTAAAGTTCTCAATGTCGATTCGGTGGTAATGATCTGCCTCCACTTCATTCTGTCTGTCATGGTTAGTtgagaattaaatatttcggcGGTGTCTATAACGTGACTTTCTTCGGGCTCGATGGGTTGCAGCACCCTAATCAGAACGCTCCAATTTGGAACctaaatttataaatgatGTATTGATAAATTCGTGATTAAAAGTGCTGTGGAAAGATTGGAAAGCATAACTTGTACATCGTCATTTGCAGATGAAACGGGTCAAAGATGTCTTTAACTTCGAACTTAGCTACGACATACTTCcaatgaacaaaaaatgttccaGAGCATCCTGTACCaggaattttttgttatatgtATTACATAATGCACAAGGTGTTATTTAAGTATGTGTCCACATTTTAAGGGAAGAGTCTTTGAGTGGTTCTAAgagaaaaagtttattttaacataGGTCCGGTAAtccttcgttttcaagatacagggtttgcttaaaaatcgcttttttttcattaaaatcttaATATTCCTTAGccgattttgttcaaatttggcagcattatttatggttattattgttatttatgcgccactgacttttttttaacttaaacattttttcgcaTTAAGCACGGTTACGGCCACCAAAGTCACAGGATTTAAATTCGTTAGATTTTTCCTTTGGGAGCATGTAAAGTTCCTCGGTTAGAAAACTCCATTCAACACCTGAAGAAGAATTATTCCAATGGATACGGGATTTACGTAGACAAATAAGGTATACGCCGGGTATAATTCAACATGTTCGGCAATCGATGTTAAAACGAGCTAATGCTTTCATTAAGCATTGAATGAAGGAgaacattttcagcaactaCTGTAAGTTTCGTGTTGGTTGCCgtttttttcttcgatttcCCTTAAACTTTCGGCGTTACCCCTGTCCACGCCACTAGGAAAAGGAGGAAAACCGTTTCCAgcttaaaaagattttttcgaTTAGATTAGAAACTCTCACCAAGCTTCAACGTTATATTACTTCGGGTTCCCtctttatttaagatttaaaagaaatatgcgttgataaaaaaaagtttgacaccctgtatcttgaaaacgaagcattgcCGGTCCAATGTTTacataaacttttcgtcttagcATCCCTCAAAGAATCACTTCTTGAAGTTTGGCCAAGTACTTAAATTAAACCCCGTATAGACAATAATTTCTCGACGATTTCTATTGGTAGGAAGAGTAGAAAACCTCAAAAGCGTACCAGACTCAACGGAACCGGTCGGCAGTGTATAAGAGAGACATATCTTCTATCTGAACGATTTATGCTGAACggaataaattagaaaatggcAATATGCACAAAAATAGGTCTATCAGCATAGACCACCTTGCAGCAGTTGAATATGTTGTAGAGctaaaacgaaaaaagtaTTAAGTCTTATTCACCTCAGGATTTTCTCTCggaatattaaatattctgaGCCATTCTTCCTTCTCACTAGTTTCTTTAATCGTTTCGGTTGTTCTAGTAGCTAAATCGGTGGTTACCACTGCACGATCTGATGTAGCTCTCACTGGTGGTTGCTGCCCGATGTAGCCTACAAGTTCCGGAGAACTCAGCGGAACTTTATCGTCATGAATTTGCTGTTGAGGTGCCAAACTCATCACCCTCGGTGGTAGTTTTGGTGTCGACAACCCTGGATATTTTTAGTGAAATGGCGATTTTTCTcttatattttgatttttaccaGATCCAGAGGAAATATCAGAGAAATCTTCCCATTGTGGTGGCTGAGGCTGAACTGGGTAATTCTTAATTGTAACGTCCCAGATCTGAGGAGGTAGGGGTTTCGCCTCTGTATGGTACTCTGTTATATTTCTTATATGCCGATCCACATCTTCGATAGTTTTCTTTTCCTTAATTGTTCTCAAGAATACATCATCGACGAAGTGTTGTTGATAATCGGGTTGATGCACCACAGGAGCTGGCACTGCTATCATTTTTACCGATTCCTCAATTTCAAGGATTTCTTCCTTAATGGGGGCAATAATGCTCTCAGTTCGAGAGCTCTTACTGTCGGTAAGAGATGATGGAGGTGACGGTGGTGGAGGCTTTTTCACTTTTACTTGCACATCGaactaaacaaataaatacattttaatttcagccATTTGAAAGGAATAACTCACTTTAGGTGAATCTTCTTTGACTGCAATCGGTAAGCGAGGAACAGTACTCGGGATGGCTGTGAACTGCTGCACATCCGGCTCTTGCGTGTAGTCGTCACTGGAAAAACTAGCGTTCTCGTGGACCACTGGAAGTTCCTCAATTTCAGATGGCGATTCTGCAGGATATTCAGACCCTGATAATCCATATATTGAACCAACGGTAACGTTTTatctaaaatgaaataaaagccATTGCGGGCTTTTGCACTTGCCTAAAGAGCTTTCAGAGAGTTTTTCGATGTCACTCTGCACTGGTGTTATGGTGCGAATTACGGTCATCGGACGTCTTCTCAGGCAGAAGTACGAGGCGGCCAATCCCAAGATGAATAGCGATAGAAATAATATTCCGCAGATTATCAACAGGACTGGTAGCGGTGAAGGGGGTTGATAAGGTACTGGTAGAAGTGGGGCGAAGCTAAATAGAATAAAATCTATGAGGGTAGATTTCGAGGTAAGTAGAGCTTTTCCAGCTGAAAATATCGCTCTAAAACGTCggtattttattgtaaagACGATGCTTCATTTGGGATAATCACGAAAATGCCTGCAGTGTAGGCAGGAGAGAGCATTGAATCCACGATTTGTATAAGACATTGAACTCCACGTTTACAGCTGCTGAATAACTATTTTGTTGCCATTTTTATATCTTGAGGTGTTTTGTTAAAAGCAGCTTTAGAATGTGCGATTTTTCACGTACAATTTACCGCTGTGGTTCTTTTGCCACAAAGTAAATATACATTAAATTAAGCCGCTGCTCATTGATTCCAGCGAAAAGCGGGCGGTTTACCTGAGGTCGTGTTGTGTAGGCGGATACTAAAATCAAGCGAATCTCTCTTTCCTGCCTTGAATATTAATCAGACTGACATTATGCAATAAAAATCATCATGCAACTAGTAATATGTGAAATTTACAGAGGGTCCAAAAATTACCAAGAAACTTTAAGGAGTGCTGGGGGACGTTAATCCAAACTTCTTTTCCTAAATAAACGTATGtctgcaaaacaaaaaaatacgttaatttctaatttggAGAACTTACCGGTGTGCACCGGTGGATTGGGGAGGAGATCCTGTAGCCTGCCCCTTACGTTGTCCTTATGTCAAcaccttgaatttttttactttggaATTATCTCAAATTTCTGGTCTACAAAACGCTTATTCATAATAAAGATTTCTTAACAAGAGTACTGGCCATTTGCGCACATCTACAAGCTGTTTCGAGAATATGCCATAAGGTCCTCAAGTCAACGAACTGAAGGTGCAACCTTTGTAGTGAAGCTGATGGTCACCGCTTTAAACAATTACTGTAAGCCATAGTTTATTTATCGACAAAATCAACGCCTAGCAGGAGTAGAAACTGATCGTAATGACCAGAACTATGTTGCCTTTTTTCTGCTCAAACAGCTCATTTGCAGacacatatttattaaaaaagtttgtattgaTGTCTCTCACCAGCCCTTAAAATTTGTCAGTATGCTCGTGCAACACGTTATAGAGATGTCTCAAACGAGAACGGAGTTACCTTGGTAGCGGCGGAGGAGGGACTACGATGGGTGGTGGATATCGGCATACAATAGTAATGATTTCATCCCCGTCCATTTCCAGTCCTGGGTGGAACCTCACCACGATGTTGTTGGTAAATACCCTCTGGGGTTCCTTAATTTACGACTGTGTTAATTTGATATATCGctaaggaaaatttttaactaactTGCTTAGTCCCGCACCCTTTAAGTGGCAACTCTAGGTCATATTTCAAAGCTCCGTTTCCAGTTATTTGACAAGCAGAGTTCCTATCAAAGTCCGCATATACAGTGCCATAAAACGGTTCTCTGAACTTCATATTTATCTGAAATACCACTGGAATTTATTGGCTGTTTTATATCGTTAGTGGTATCAACGTACTTGCATAGATCCTTCAGCGCAGTTCAAATCAgctttagttttatttaagttgATTTCCGGACTGAGGTCATCGAGCTGAGTGACTTTCCCCCCTAAAACAGCCTCGGGGGGCAGGCCCTCCCCTATGTAGCCAATGTTATTTGCTTGGTCCGCGTAGTTGGACTGCGGAAAGGCGCCTGTTGCGGCCCAAAGATGCACCGTCAGAAGGGCCAGTAACATTTTAGCCACAAAAATTCCCGTTTACTGCATTAATGGAAATAGTTTTGTTACTTCAATCATTCAGCTGGTGTATGCGTAGGATGGCTTTGTTTAAATTGTATGAATGTGTAATTTTCCCTCATCGGCCTTGAGTGTCACCAGATTAATGTTAACAATGGTAAACATCTGGTACAGATGCACAAGTCGTACTTATgtggattttaaaattgcaaattattatGCGTATCAAACAggattttctaatatttttcgtgaatgTATTAATATACTACATGCGTCTGCTTAAATCTGTATTTAGCTGTTTGTGTCGTAGGAAAAGCTTTATTTGGGATTTAAAAATGCGTGGGCATTCCTAAAATGGGTATGCAATGAATAGGTGAATGTCTAGTGATGCTCGTATTCAGAGACGTTGCCCTTTGAATGGGAGGTTCCAAATTTGTTCCAACTATGTTTATTACCTAATCAATTAAGACTATAGTTAAATTCTTCTTTACAGAGTAGGCAACAGTAATAAATaagatatttgtttaaatattttacttgatGTATACAAACCTAGTGTTTATCACCGCCGAAAAATAGGGCCGAACTCACTTTACATGACTTTAGCCCGGAAACGAGCACTAAATTACCAAATAATCGCAATCGCACCTGATGCCGACGCCTCACCAGTTTAAACCGCAACACCGACTCACGGCTGAAAATAAGAAACCGttcgatttgttttatttttcaagatctTTTGATCTTTTGCAAAACGCCTTGGTATGACCATAAGTGTGGAGTTAAATCCTACgctgtaaaaaaaaagaattattaattctTTGCCTACGCTTGTATTTGCTGTAAATTCCTGTTCGTTATTGCCTCTTCTGGCTTAAAGTTGTCATACATGGTGTCCTGAAAGTTGATAGATTAGTTTTTTGAATGCCGAGCGGTACTGAATTGTGTCTACCTTCCCCTcgttatatacatatgtaaaaCATATAATACAAATTCAATTTCGTACTACAGCggctcaaagtgaaaatgacACGTCCGTATTGAAAtcgatatttattaataaattttcatttacttaacaataaactattgtaaaatttctttaaatagtaTGCTGCATCTATTCTGTAGTGTCCATCACTTTATCGTAAAAATTCGATGataaacatcatttttttgtagtgtcggtgagtttattattattaagtttaggtcatttttttttatttatttcatccataatttaaaacggttttttttcaatatttaaagccggagcaaaaaaaattcatcatacttgtaaagagaattgaaaaacCTTTGACTTGATGTGCCGCTTGACCCCCCGTGCCATTTAACAGTCTTGAAGAGGTTGCCACCCCGTTTAGGGGGGTAAATCTACATCTACGAATTTATAATCCGAAAATGCCCCCcttcaaagtaaaattgacgtgtctcgGGGTTTTCAAAAGAACACAAttccattcaagatatttgaGGTAGACTGTTTTAAACGGACCATCCCATATAttgttaatttcaattttcaaacaaGAATTTGCGATTTTCTTTACTCAATTTGGGATATACCATGTATATTTCGCATGAGGGGAATTAATACGCATTATTAACATTTGATAAACATTGACATacttttattaagtaaacaaaagcaacaataaatcaaatttgattaCGAATGTCCATGATAgatgttttatattaaaattgtatatttgcCAAAGAGGTATATCTTCAATATACGATTCACTAAATGTCACATTGCAATCATCTCTATAACATGATATGTACTTTTATCTATATGAGTCAAAGAGGTGCTGGTACCCAAtaacttaaaatattattacccctgttttttttgtcaaactaCAATAACTTAACCATAACCAAGCTCATAACAGATCCCAGAGCCAGACCAACGCCCATAAATACTGCCATCATTAAGGAAGCAGTTTCTTTCTCAAAATCGTCCACTTTCCTGCAATAACAGTAAAAATATCTGACTCGAACTATTAAAATTGCTTACTTTGGTGCTAAAATCGCGATTAGGTTAGCCAAATACCCATTGCTTACTGCACACATGAACGATATGATGATGTACTGATAATCCTTATTAAAAACCACTGCCCAATAGAATCTGGGTTGGGCATTGCATAACATCAAAAGAGGAATAAACACGAACCTTGCTAAGCTTAAAATTAAGATAATACTTCCTTTTTTTGGCTGAAATACGATTAATAGTATtagttaaaatgttttttttacagttcTTCCTTCTTACCTTCTGAATTTTGCCTGCGGAAATCCTTCCCAAATAGTCACCAATGCTAAAGAGGAGATAAGTAATGGTCGGAATAAAATATAAgtctaaaaaaaatgcaaaacctTGTTTTAACGTAAAAgcttatttgttttattaccgTTCCATTTGTTTCCATTTCCGTGGCCTTCAGATTCTATAAGCACCGTAACACCAGGATAAACACTTAAAGTAATGGCGAAAACCAAGAACATGGATAATCCATGTATCAAAGTTTTCTTGCATACCACCTTATTTGAAATTAGCTGTGCTGTAGAGGATGAACTTCCGAATTCTGATATGGTAAGTAATTTATCCTCTATATGATACTACAAAATAAGTGAATCTTGGAGTTCGAAGGAGCTGAGGTTAGTACTTACTTTATAAAATACTGTTTTCGTCAAAACGACATAAAGTACAATCGAAAACGCTATGGTAATATTTCCTATGAGGAAATAAACTAGGGCACTATGGGTCGACGATGCACCGAGTGCCAAAGATACAATTTCAGCAGCGGCTGCAAAAATGCCACCCAACGCTTGTCCCCCTATTGTTGCGGTAATGTAGATAGGGGAAAAATTGCCAACTATTCCGAATATACTTCCTGACAAAATCGCACTACAGactaaaattaatacaaataatattttgcttGAGAACATTGAGTTAAATCTTACCGTTTAGAAAGACCACTATTGTAAGTgttgtaacaaaaaataaatactgcCCTACAAAAATCGAGTTAAAATAGATTCCTGAAAATTGTTACTCATTAAAGTGTATATGCATCGTGCAAGGTATTAGTCTGTTGAAGATATTCATGAAAACAAACAACAGCCCCGTAAACTttaatattgttcaaaattcCAATTTGACTTGGGacttattttgtttatttaggattaaggaattttctatatattatcaaaaaatatattgaaatttggcgatatttatATGTCTATGTTTATCGTTATTACATACATGggtgtttttgttcaattttgacTATAGTATACTTGCCATATGAGGAAGGTATGCCAAAAATATAAACGTAAATTTTTCATGCATCATCATTTTCCATTTGATTAAATGAGATACCTGATAATAGTGCATACTACAAATCTAAGAATTAGCGTGCACATTTGCTCTTTTACTTACATTTATCGGTGTCAATGAACACAAATACAAGAGTCAATATCATTAATAAAAGCATGAAAAACAGCGACCCCAGAATTCTTTTATTTGCTGATATTCTGCAAAAATAACAACTTTGATGAAATTATCAAAGAAATGTTATACCTAATACCTGTGACTTATAGCTGCATTAAGAATAAGGAATAGTAAACTAGGGATTGCAGAAGCTACTGTTATGTATGAAGTAAACTCGGCCTGTAAAGATGTCTTATTTATCGCTTTACTCCCTGTTACTAAATCATTTTGGATTTCGATGTCTCTGAATTTGTACATCCAATACTGAAATCGTGCAGTGTCGCAGTAATGCTTAATGTTTTGATATATCATTATCTTGATATACTCACATCATTCGCAGTAACATAGAAATTCCAGGGCAGCAAGGTTACAATACCCAATATGTAGAATATCAAATACACTGTGTTAAATTTATCTCTAGGTTCTACAGGTTTGAATAAAGGCTTATTATCCCTTACAACTAAACTCTCGTGAATATCATTGTCTTCTAACTCCGAATCCAGTTCTTGCAACAAAGGTGTTGTATTAATTGAAGCcatatttcttcaattaatttatgttgATTTGCCGAGATCACATTagtaatataattatttaattttttctttgataatCGTTATTACTATGAAAGAAACATTATATTTATCTTTAGCAAACCCTTCTAGTTACGACATTATGATAACtaacaaaatttggaaaaaacaaacaaaaactcacTGCATCAGCTGTTACATACAAACATTACATTTTGACGTTTTCACGTATTTGAAACAACGTGGCAATGTGGCATTATATGAGCAATACATTTTCTTGCTCTGTTCAGTATATCACATAAACGGGCCACGTTGCCTAGATCGCTGCCCTGTTGGGCAATCAATCAATGATTGTTGGAAAGAACTGATATTTGAGTTGTTGCGATGCCAGATGTTCGAATTGGCAGCAAACTGAAGATTTTAAACTAAAtggattcaaaaattttcgggTTTTCTTCAGCATTGGGCTTTATTTCTGGATTTAATTTACCGAAtatttattgagaaaaataaataagagtGTAAGCCTAGTATTCGCATTCTTTTCATTTTCGCAATACTCAAATATAGggtctgatttttttttaaaacgacaATGTATTTTTAGCGTTTTTGTTTCGTTATTGAACCTGTCATCTCTCTGCAGTGCTGCAATCAATCCAGGAGTATCGCTCCTGAAGgcgaacaaaaatttaataatcgaCAAAACGAGGAGCTTCGGCATATCTCACTCAGAATTACACATATAAAATCAGCAATTACATTATAATTAAGTAATGACAGTTTTATTGTCATGCTTCGATAAAACGCTCTTTAGTTCGCTAGACTGAACAGACAGATATATCTCAACATTTTTCCAGCGATAATTACTTTAACCGCGATTATTGACGATTAAGCCCAAATATTCTGTACCTAGAACCGAAAAGAGCTTTACACACCAATTAGATGCATGtcccaatattttttcaaaaagtgctTGATCAAAATACCAATGCCATTCTAGTATCTAGAGCATGATACCCCAAAACATAACTCCATTTATCCACGCTTGACAAATAAACACAATGGAGAAACTCCACACATTGTATACTGTATCTCCATCACGTAATAACTTTAAAACGCACTACGGTTTATTGTTTTACGAGATTGCATTGTGACACGGAATTTATAAAACTACTTCTGAACAAATTTATCACgcttttaaaagtaaatgtcCGAGGAATAATGTGGAGTGCGTTGAGAGTggtcgccattttgtcaattGTCGAGAGTGCAATTTCGCAAAACGCCAATGAAGCTACACAAAACCAAACTAGTAATGATACTGCTGGTATTAGTGGCGTTGTTTTCTCCCGAAATCTTAATGCAAGTATTTCAGTTTCTGATGCCGATTTAATTGGTGGAAGTTCAGAGCCATTTAAGAATTCGTCTAGTGGCGGCTTAGAAGTATTGAGAACTGCAGGTAAGACCCAATCACAATACAAcgaacacgaaaaaaaaaacgttttcaataACCCCAAAAAGGTGCAAAATtgacaacatttttgaatacgGGTTCGCCCCCTGTATTGTAGTTTGTAACCCTGCACGTGGAGTTCCCAAAGAGGCCAACAGATTTCCCTATGAAAACAAATCCAAATTGAGTATCTACTAACTCAAATAAAGAATAGACAGTTTCAGCAGGAAATGTACaaactttaatatgtttttattttatatttaattcgaagaaaaaaaagttcctacaAACGTAAATCCGTTCGGAAAGATTTCTTTtggaatatacagggcgattaaAGTGaatttgggatttttttaagtcttttaaaaattattggtaCTTAGAAATTAGGCAGAAGAGGACACGTCattaaaaaacatcttttgcactgaaagtaaataaaatctatATGAAGTGGCATACGTACTATAAAACAGACaaaaaaatggtacgccaATGTTTCCTTGaacacgatttttttaatttttgaattctccggcttttttttattaaaataaaggcCTCTTATAGAATTTTTGCAAAGTGTGTCGCTTtagagaaataaagaaatttattatcaacataatttttagtactttatttgttaaaaataacacattttacGTTAACCCtttaaaaagattttgttttatcAAAATAGTTGATGATATAAAAATCAGAaaactgtataaaaaatatagtgGCGTACCTTTTTTTATCTGTTTATAGCCATTGATAGTATCCACGCCACTTCTTAccgattttatttactttcgtTAAAATACTAacaatcatttttgaaatactacttaaaaaataacttttatcgCTCTATATATATTCTAAACGAATTATATTCAGACTTACGTTTACAGGAACTTTCTGTTTAGAATTAAATGTAGAATAACATAtcgaaatttacatatttactcTTGAAACACTCCATGTAGTGCacactaatttttttagaagctGAAAACAAAGCGCCAAACTTGATCCTATTCAATGCGCATCCAAAGTTGAAGAGTGCTTTAATGGTTAATACTAgcaggaaaaatattacgaaatcaaaatttgacgactTTCACCCCAGTCCacaattaaaaatcgaatatGAGTATAATAAGTTCCCAGTGAAGCTGGCTTATCCGGAGGCGAAAACGATTcctaattataataaaatttccattg
This portion of the Euwallacea fornicatus isolate EFF26 chromosome 13, ASM4011564v1, whole genome shotgun sequence genome encodes:
- the LOC136343162 gene encoding uncharacterized protein isoform X1, whose amino-acid sequence is MLLALLTVHLWAATGAFPQSNYADQANNIGYIGEGLPPEAVLGGKVTQLDDLSPEINLNKTKADLNCAEGSMQINMKFREPFYGTVYADFDRNSACQITGNGALKYDLELPLKGCGTKQEPQRVFTNNIVVRFHPGLEMDGDEIITIVCRYPPPIVVPPPPLPSFAPLLPVPYQPPSPLPVLLIICGILFLSLFILGLAASYFCLRRRPMTVIRTITPVQSDIEKLSESSLGSEYPAESPSEIEELPVVHENASFSSDDYTQEPDVQQFTAIPSTVPRLPIAVKEDSPKFDVQVKVKKPPPPSPPSSLTDSKSSRTESIIAPIKEEILEIEESVKMIAVPAPVVHQPDYQQHFVDDVFLRTIKEKKTIEDVDRHIRNITEYHTEAKPLPPQIWDVTIKNYPVQPQPPQWEDFSDISSGSGLSTPKLPPRVMSLAPQQQIHDDKVPLSSPELVGYIGQQPPVRATSDRAVVTTDLATRTTETIKETSEKEEWLRIFNIPRENPEVPNWSVLIRVLQPIEPEESHVIDTAEIFNSQLTMTDRMKWRQIITTESTLRTLLTEATIREDFERISKDVRFRDVFEPPKWTVIIRILTPEDIGPDQKYLISKRGSLPTLTEYDSDDGSSIREPQLYPSSMYRRSIYRSEADLRSMTEMTVDFGKSYPDSSGRSQVTSESPFLYLNRSSSQPSLGGSLSEYTEKDRWLLPDSPSSQQTPRLQRSPKIKAFHLPRVRLDSGSSSGRSPQAESSWQASESSRMAQTPGGTTISEVTREVRGRTRAKWGKPGPKGWFPDSGSEGGSK
- the LOC136343162 gene encoding uncharacterized protein isoform X2 — translated: MLLALLTVHLWAATGAFPQSNYADQANNIGYIGEGLPPEAVLGGKVTQLDDLSPEINLNKTKADLNCAEGSMQINMKFREPFYGTVYADFDRNSACQITGNGALKYDLELPLKGCGTKQEPQRVFTNNIVVRFHPGLEMDGDEIITIVCRYPPPIVVPPPPLPSFAPLLPVPYQPPSPLPVLLIICGILFLSLFILGLAASYFCLRRRPMTVIRTITPVQSDIEKLSESSLESPSEIEELPVVHENASFSSDDYTQEPDVQQFTAIPSTVPRLPIAVKEDSPKFDVQVKVKKPPPPSPPSSLTDSKSSRTESIIAPIKEEILEIEESVKMIAVPAPVVHQPDYQQHFVDDVFLRTIKEKKTIEDVDRHIRNITEYHTEAKPLPPQIWDVTIKNYPVQPQPPQWEDFSDISSGSGLSTPKLPPRVMSLAPQQQIHDDKVPLSSPELVGYIGQQPPVRATSDRAVVTTDLATRTTETIKETSEKEEWLRIFNIPRENPEVPNWSVLIRVLQPIEPEESHVIDTAEIFNSQLTMTDRMKWRQIITTESTLRTLLTEATIREDFERISKDVRFRDVFEPPKWTVIIRILTPEDIGPDQKYLISKRGSLPTLTEYDSDDGSSIREPQLYPSSMYRRSIYRSEADLRSMTEMTVDFGKSYPDSSGRSQVTSESPFLYLNRSSSQPSLGGSLSEYTEKDRWLLPDSPSSQQTPRLQRSPKIKAFHLPRVRLDSGSSSGRSPQAESSWQASESSRMAQTPGGTTISEVTREVRGRTRAKWGKPGPKGWFPDSGSEGGSK
- the LOC136343164 gene encoding equilibrative nucleoside transporter 3-like, coding for MASINTTPLLQELDSELEDNDIHESLVVRDNKPLFKPVEPRDKFNTVYLIFYILGIVTLLPWNFYVTANDYWMYKFRDIEIQNDLVTGSKAINKTSLQAEFTSYITVASAIPSLLFLILNAAISHRISANKRILGSLFFMLLLMILTLVFVFIDTDKWQYLFFVTTLTIVVFLNVCSAILSGSIFGIVGNFSPIYITATIGGQALGGIFAAAAEIVSLALGASSTHSALVYFLIGNITIAFSIVLYVVLTKTVFYKYHIEDKLLTISEFGSSSSTAQLISNKVVCKKTLIHGLSMFLVFAITLSVYPGVTVLIESEGHGNGNKWNDLYFIPTITYLLFSIGDYLGRISAGKIQKPKKGSIILILSLARFVFIPLLMLCNAQPRFYWAVVFNKDYQYIIISFMCAVSNGYLANLIAILAPKKVDDFEKETASLMMAVFMGVGLALGSVMSLVMVKLL